The Myroides fluvii region ATAAAAGCCGGTGTTGGTTTCACACGACCTGAGGCAATTGGTCGATTTGCGGTGCGGTTCATTTTCGCATCTAAGTCACGCTCAATAATTTGATTGTATACGTTAGAGGCTCCAACCATACAATATCCCCCTACTGCTAGAGCGATAATGGTCATATAATTGATGCTTCTAATATCAGGAACAGCTAAAATATAGCCTGCCAAAGTGGAAAACACTACGCTCAGGGCGAGTCCCATCTTAGTCATCTCTTTAAATTCCTTAAGGATAGAAACCGATTGTTTATTTTCAGAAGAAATATTCAAAGCTGTTTTCATTTGTTTTTAATGAGTTGCAAATATAATCCAATTTTTAGAACTATACCTATAAACATACGTTAGAGCTTTGAATATTCACTTATTTTAATCTTTTAGTAATTTTCAGTACTACCCTTCCCCTCCACGATAACTTTTGCCGAAGAAGTTCCTAATCTTTTAACGCCTACAGCAATCATTTCGATAGCAGTCTCCCGATCGCGAATACCTCCTGCAGCTTTTACAGGTAGTGGACCTGCATTTTCCAACATTAAAATCAAGGTTTCCATCGTTGCTCCGTTTGGTTTACCACCTTCTGTTTGATAAAAACCAGTGGAAGATTTCACAAACACCTTGTCGTAATCGGTTTCTTTGAAACTACGCATAACCACATTCTTGATCAAAGCTGTTAGTTTGATAATTTCAGCATCTGTCAATGCTGCTACTTCAATGATCCACTTTACCACTTTTCCTTCCGCTAAACCAAACTTCGTACACGCGTAGACTTCATCTTTTACCTTGTCAACAACGCCCTTTTGAAAGGCTTTATAGTCTACCACATAATCCAACTCATCTACTCCATCTTCAACAGCTTGTTTCGCTTCTTTTAGCTTCGCTTCTAATCCTCCATCTCCTTTTGGGAAATCGATAACGGTACCAATCAAAACTTTTGAGTTCATTTGATCGACTAACCCCCTCCCTGCTTTTACTTCTTCTGGACGAATCATCGCCAATTTGAATCGCTCTTCAATAGCTTCTTGAATTAAAGCTGTCACAACTTTCTTATTTTCCACTTCAGACAAACCGGCTTGTTCTGCGGTTTTCAAATAAGTAGAATCCATAAACTCTCTCAAATCTCTCATTATTGTAAGTACTTTATATGAATAAAAAAAGCCCCAAGATTGGGGCTCTATTATTTTTTATGCGTTGTTATAAATAAACCTAATAAAACTCCAATTGCACTTCCTAGTGAATTGGCTATACAATCTGCCCATTCTGCACTTCGTGAATTGGTGAAAAAAAGTTGAATCAACTCTACTCCTCCACCTAAGAACGTTGCAATAGTAAAGATAACTATTCCCGTTCTTATTTTTGCTTTTTTATCCTTGTTTTTTTTGTTTGAAAACAAAAACCAAATCAAAGAGAAAACAAAATAAAAAGTAAAATGTGCAATTTTGTCTTTATTCGGAATATTAAAGAAAGACGTTTTGGGTATGGAGGATGCTTCAGCCAGACATGCGTATAAAATAAAACACGTCCAGAACAGCCCCAATATAAAATATACCTTACGCGCCAATCAATTCTTTATATGCTGCATCTGACAACAAAGCATCCACTTCGCTTAAATCAGAAATTTTAATTTTGATCATCCATCCAGCACCGTAAGGATCTTGGTTTACCAATTCTGGTTCTGTTTCTAATCCTTCGTTGAATTCAATTACTTCACCTGATAAAGGCAAAAACAAATCTGAAACTGTTTTTACAGCTTCTACCGTACCAAATACTTCATCTTTATCTAAAGTTTGGTCTAAGGTTTCAACTTCAACATATACAATATCTCCTAACTCTCTTTGAGCGAAATCTGTAATACCTACTGTAGCGATATCACCTTCGATAGCTACCCACTCGTGGTCTTTTGTGTACTTTAAATTAGCTGGTAAATTCATTTTGTAATTATTTTTTAGCAAATGTATAATAAACTTATGTATTTCGAAACAAATTCAACTAATTTCCAAAACTATATCGCATCGTCAATCCCGTGCGAATATTTGTAATTGGATACATGGTTGAAATAACAGCTTTAGAAAACGAATGATCATAAAAGAATATAGCGGTTAAATTCTTACTCAACATATAATCAGCTGTAATCAATAGTTTCCACATATCTTGACCTCCACCTACTTGGTTGTTATTGTAATCTAAATAGCGAACAATCGTTTCTCGTTTACTCAACGTCAAATCTACTTTAATATTGATGTCACTTTCAATACGTCCACCCATTCCATCATTGGCATACATCGAATTGAATCCAACGTTTTTAATACGATACCCCAATCCAATCACGTAATCATTTCCGGTTGTTTCTGTCAAGAGATTATTGTCAAAACTCAACGCCAAAGTTCGATCTTTTCTAATTTCAGCTAAAATCTTAATTGCTGAATTTGTTTCTAAATCGAAGCGAACTAGCGGGTTAAACTGCTCGGTTAAGATAGCGTTATTCACGACAGTTTTTGCAGGATAATTACCATATTGATTTACTTCATCTGGCTTCTCATGGTATTCAAAATTTGAACTAAACGACCCCAAAGCATAGGTTGCTGTATAGCCATGGTGAATAGAAAAACGTCTAAATTTACTCTTAATCCACGGAATGCGCATCAATCCTGTATAGCGAACATTCCAGTTTGGCAACGGTATATCTCTAAACATACTAGTAGAAACTTTCTCTGCCCCTTTTCCTGTATAAGCAGCCAAGAACGATGGCAACAATACTTCTTGACTTCCTTTGCTGTATCCGATTGGGAATCCTTCTTTGTCTAAATTAGCAGGATTACTGAGATCAATTCCTCTTGCCGTAGCCAAGCGATTCGCAACAATAATTCGATTCTCCTTCATGCGTTCAAAAGCCGCTGAATACTCCAAGGAATTACTCGAAAAAGCACTGCTCAACATGACAGTTGAAATACTAAAATTACCGTAATTATAGGGTGATTGGGATTGATACTCCTTATCAATCACTTGAAATTGTTCCGCGTAATTTTCCGACTTCATCCTTCTACCAGTCACATCAATAGTTAAATCTGGAATAGGATTTACACTAGCCGTAAAGTTTAGCGTTTTATTTGACACTTGCGTATACTCTTGGTTAAACTCAGGGAAGTTTGTCAAATAACCGCTGTTTGCCGCTTGATAACGCACATCCGCTTGATCACCAAAAGCAAATCCCAACGTTGGCTTTGACGTCCCGAAGAAACCGACACTTGGCATAAATCCAGGCAAGACTGTTCCGCTATTTTCAGAATAATTGATCTGAATCGTTTTCACAGAAGTCAACAAACCAATTGCAAAATCGGTTAATGCACCAGCTGTAGATCCACCTTCATTTTCTTTAGCCTGCACCACTTTTTGTCCTGGCACAATCGCTGCTTTCTTCGCAGGGGTTTTCTTCGCTGTATTGCGTTTTACTAAACCTACATAACGGTACAACGTTTCTAAACTGAAGGTTGTATTCAATTGTTGGGTTCTCGAGTTTTGAATTGTATTCCCCAAATTATATTCCATTCCATCAAACTCAATGTGACTAAACGCATCCGAAGCACGTTGCCAATTGTAGGTGCCTGTATAAGCATAAGAAGAACGAACAAAACCAAGGAAAGGTATTTTATTCAGTGGTAAATCGTAGTTTAACGTAAACTGTTGGGTAAATTGATTTGGTTCTCCAATATTGAAATAATCATCCCAAATGGTACTATTCTCAATTACATTGAATTGGCTATCATAATAATTTCGAACTATATTATTACTTCCTCCGACGTAGTTTAAACGCAGTGATTTGGTCAAATCAAAGTTAAATCCATAATTGTAGTTGAAATAATAATTGCGTCTATACAGCGGATCTAATCCGATTCCTTCCACATCAATCAAGCGGAATTGTTGCTTGTTGTATTGGCGCATGATATTACTGCTAAACATAATATTAGAAGGCATATAATTGAAGTTAAAATCCTTCAATATTTGCCAATATCTACCTTTCATAAATTCCATTTTTTTGAAAGGCTCTATAGGTTTTGCTTCAAAACTATACGCGTAATCCAAAGCAGATCTTGTTTGCTGATCAATCATGGATTCCACTTCAAAATCATGGTGAATTACTTCATTATACGAATGAGATAACGTAATATTTTCGATATCGTAAATTCTCTTTTTACTCTCTGGATTTTTCTGTTTATTCACCCCGATAAAGTTAATACTTCGTCGTTTGGTGTAATCCGTGGCTCGTTTTTCAATTTCATCAGCCATAGCTGAAGAACCAGCAACAGACTTCATTGTTTTCAACTTGACATCTGGATTGGCCGGATCAAACTCAGGTGTAATAAACTCTTCACTAATAGCATAGTTAAACGGCAAGTTAATTCTCCAATTTTTAGGAAGCAATTGTCCTAGATTGACATTCGTAACGATGCTATAGGATTTAAAGTCTTCTTTACTTCTTTGATTGGGTCCTTGTTCTAATCCTCCAAATCCGATGGTGCGTTTTGTTCCTGTCGCAGAGATATTTGCAAAATCAGCTAAATTCGCATCCATACTCAAGGTGGCAGCCCAACCGCCTTTATTGTCCATGTCTGACATTCTCAACTCATCGAACCAGAACTCACCAGCTAGGTCTCCTGTTGCTCCGTATCGATCTAAATCATTTCGCAAACCAATCATAATAACGCGAACGTTTCCGAAATTTGGATTTCCTTTAATTCCGTAGCGCAATTTATTTGCACGAGAAGATCCACCACTTAATTCTTCTTCTTCTTTAAAGAAAATATCCGTCAGGCGTTCTTGCTTTCCAACCTCATTCATAAAGAGGACCTTGAGCTTGGTTAAAAGCTCCAATTTAAGTTCTAATTCATTGGCTTCTGGCCAAATAAACTCTGGATTTGCTTCACCAAAATTGGTTACTTTTAATGGAATTTCTACCTGATAAAAGTTATCTGTAATATCCGTTCCCAAACGAATAAAGGCAACCATTTCGTCATCGCGTAAACGCATCGTACTATTTTCTAATGCTTCAGCATGGATAAACATACGCAGCTTATTATAGCGTCGAAGATCGAGGTTAAAGTTTTTATACACTCCTCTAGAATCTCCAGGTGCTAATCCATCAGGTGCTTTTCCCGATTCAATCGGATACACTTTTAAGGAGAGTGATTGTTCGTTTTGCGCAACAACTGTGTTGTTTACATAATACTGTTCGCGCTTTACTCCAGGAGGAATTACATACGGAATTGGCTTTCTGTCGTAATTGTCTTGAACGCTCACTGAGGTAACATCAAATCCTGTATTGGGTCTTAATGGCAATGGATTATTATCTTTATCGTTTTGCAA contains the following coding sequences:
- the deoC gene encoding deoxyribose-phosphate aldolase, coding for MRDLREFMDSTYLKTAEQAGLSEVENKKVVTALIQEAIEERFKLAMIRPEEVKAGRGLVDQMNSKVLIGTVIDFPKGDGGLEAKLKEAKQAVEDGVDELDYVVDYKAFQKGVVDKVKDEVYACTKFGLAEGKVVKWIIEVAALTDAEIIKLTALIKNVVMRSFKETDYDKVFVKSSTGFYQTEGGKPNGATMETLILMLENAGPLPVKAAGGIRDRETAIEMIAVGVKRLGTSSAKVIVEGKGSTENY
- a CDS encoding VanZ family protein, with the translated sequence MARKVYFILGLFWTCFILYACLAEASSIPKTSFFNIPNKDKIAHFTFYFVFSLIWFLFSNKKNKDKKAKIRTGIVIFTIATFLGGGVELIQLFFTNSRSAEWADCIANSLGSAIGVLLGLFITTHKK
- the gcvH gene encoding glycine cleavage system protein GcvH, whose protein sequence is MNLPANLKYTKDHEWVAIEGDIATVGITDFAQRELGDIVYVEVETLDQTLDKDEVFGTVEAVKTVSDLFLPLSGEVIEFNEGLETEPELVNQDPYGAGWMIKIKISDLSEVDALLSDAAYKELIGA